A section of the Deltaproteobacteria bacterium genome encodes:
- a CDS encoding potassium channel protein: MNSEESSVISSFQERLKFSLYFFVAVVSVGTFGYKLIGGPDYSLSDCFYMTIITLSTVGYGEVIDLVHHPGARVFTVFLIITGMGALLYLVSTLTAFIVEGELLKIFWRKKMDKMINKMQGHYIVCGVGRVGYHIIQELSQTKRGAVAIDIKMDNIEKVRRSFPMVPTLQGDGLEDDLLKEAAIERANGMMVSTGHDKDNMVITMSARQLNPSLRIVARCNEMKNMEKLGKAGADSVVSSNFIGALRMASEMVRPTVVSFLDIMLRDKEKNLRIEEVPVKGDSKLTGKRVFETGIKKAANILLLAVKKANGDWEYNPKDDFLFEEGMDLIIMGSPEEKERLQSFIS; the protein is encoded by the coding sequence ATGAACTCTGAAGAGTCGAGTGTAATATCTTCCTTTCAGGAGAGACTTAAGTTTTCCCTGTATTTTTTTGTTGCCGTTGTTTCAGTCGGCACCTTTGGATACAAACTCATCGGTGGACCTGACTATTCCCTTTCAGACTGTTTTTACATGACTATCATCACGCTTTCCACCGTCGGTTATGGCGAGGTTATCGATCTCGTTCACCATCCCGGCGCCAGGGTTTTTACGGTATTTCTCATTATTACAGGTATGGGGGCCCTTCTTTACCTTGTTTCTACCCTGACGGCCTTTATCGTTGAAGGGGAACTGTTAAAAATATTCTGGAGGAAAAAAATGGATAAGATGATAAATAAAATGCAGGGGCATTACATTGTCTGTGGTGTGGGAAGAGTGGGTTATCATATTATCCAGGAACTGAGCCAGACAAAAAGAGGGGCCGTTGCTATTGATATTAAAATGGATAATATCGAAAAGGTTCGCCGGTCCTTTCCAATGGTGCCCACATTACAGGGAGACGGTCTGGAAGATGACCTTCTTAAGGAGGCGGCAATAGAAAGGGCAAATGGAATGATGGTTTCTACCGGTCATGACAAAGATAATATGGTTATTACCATGAGCGCGCGGCAGTTGAATCCCTCGCTCCGGATTGTGGCCCGCTGTAATGAAATGAAAAATATGGAGAAGCTTGGAAAGGCGGGGGCCGACTCGGTGGTTTCATCAAACTTTATCGGGGCGCTGAGAATGGCGTCGGAGATGGTGCGGCCTACCGTTGTTTCTTTTCTCGATATCATGTTGAGGGACAAGGAAAAGAATCTCCGTATCGAAGAGGTCCCTGTGAAAGGGGATTCAAAACTGACGGGTAAAAGGGTTTTTGAAACAGGAATAAAAAAGGCGGCCAATATCCTTCTTCTTGCTGTTAAAAAAGCCAACGGCGACTGGGAATACAATCCAAAAGATGATTTTTTGTTTGAAGAGGGGATGGACCTCATTATAATGGGCAGCCCCGAAGAAAAAGAGCGGCTCCAATCCTTTATTTCATAA